The Desertifilum tharense IPPAS B-1220 genome contains the following window.
CATGGGATAAAGACGTTCTGCTAGGACAGTATGTAGGTGAGCATCCCGAAGGTACAGATGCCACTTGGCCACATCAATGTAGATATTTTCGCCAATTTCAGCCGATAGTTTTTCAATGGCTTCAGTTGCATTGAGGTTAGTCATAATTCAGTGAGATCCTCTATCTAAGAGTTGGGAGTGCTTTGCTTTTGATAGTCAGCGATCGCAAAAATATAGATCGCATGAATCAACAGCAAACCCATCCAACTTAAGGTTAGTGCGATCAACCATTGCCAGTGGGTGGATCGTAACGTTTGGAAAAACCACAACCCAGAGTTGGTTGCAGCAAAAACGCCCACATGAACCGCAAAGTTCATGCGATCGTCTAAACGACGATAGGCGGGGTCGTTACGGGTGGGTTTGCGAGGCCAACGAGGAGGCATAGGCAGTTGTAAAGTAAAAGGAGTCGTTAATGGGGTCAAGCCCTGAGTAGTTCTAACTTATCGCACTCTTTGACCCAAGTGCTTAATGAAAAATTTGATAAGGCAAGCCTAAGAATTGGCAAGTCAACAAGTGAGTAGCGCTAGAATTCAAAGAGACTGGACTGAAACCTTGTAAGTTGGACGGGTGGTGTGAAGAACTCGCGCCGTTTTCGCAAAACTAAGTTTAAGCGTCGTTCTCATCTAGCGATCGCAGTTCTCCCGGATGC
Protein-coding sequences here:
- a CDS encoding 2TM domain-containing protein — protein: MPPRWPRKPTRNDPAYRRLDDRMNFAVHVGVFAATNSGLWFFQTLRSTHWQWLIALTLSWMGLLLIHAIYIFAIADYQKQSTPNS